The genomic DNA TCAATAGCATTAATTCGAGTAAATCTACTAACAGAAAATCGTCACCTTTCTTGCCAACTTTTTTTTCTCAGCTACGGGGTTCCCTTGTAGGTCTAGATTTCTGAGGTTTGACAATGAAGACAGTACCTAGACATCCATCATGCGGCCAAGAAATTATAAGAATGTATTAATCAGAAATGTATATACTGCGAGCATAGAAGCAGGCTACTAATAACGATTTGatcaataaaaaatattatagaACAACATATTCTTTTTATATGTTTTACATGATAACATAAATACACATATATCAAGCCATCAAGGCAGATATAATACAACCCCTTGAAGATGCATGCaacttattttataatttaaaataaaaaattgaaaaatatataaattttataatatgaAAATAATCTCATTTTAGTGATAGACTAATTGTTACAAAAAATTCTATTACATTTGAATACAATAAATCAATGTATATTAGTTATATGTGAAATATATTCATGATTGCTGTAATTAGAAAATAATTGATAAAACAGTACAAGTTATATTTCATCATCAAATATCTAAAttgcaaaaaaaaattaattaatatatcaTGACCATTCAACATATCAAAAATTTAAGATATTGCTTtatataattctaataattagttaaCTTACTTGTTGAAAAGAGTTCAAAATTATAAAGATAGAAACAATAAATATAGTAATTTAAACTCATATATGTTCGAACTATAAAAATGCTTTTAAAATAAGTTAACAATTAGTAATACCAAAGAAAAATGTGTTGTACTAAAAAAACAAGATCAAGAAATTCCCAATTCAGTTTTGTTAATAACATATTTGTGTGAGTGGGTGTCTAATCAAAAGTTTTACGTGCACACCTTAAGGTTTGACCACCTTCCAATGAAGTTGTTTCCTATATCCAATATCCGGATTCTTTTATTACATACCAACTCATCTGGGAGATTCTGGATATGTGTTTAAATCAGAACAGTGAAAATATGTTAGAATTGAAACAAATGCATTGCACCTCGAAAGAACAAGAAACATCTTGCATAATAACTTACAGCAACATATTAGCAAAAAAATAGCTTAAATAAACAGCAAATAAACAATTTTCTCTTTGAACCTACTTAAGAGTGAAAAAGATAACCTTCTCCAACTACAACATATACCAGACCTATATATATTTACATAACTAATCCAGCTATAACATATACACATACCGTGATACTATTGTGAGCAAGTCGGAGCTCTCTCAATTCAGTGCAGGACTTGAGTGAAGATCCAATGGTTTGAATTTGGCAATGAGAAAGAGATATCTGGATTCCAAGGAAAAAGATAAGACTCTAAAGAACAATAAGTTGAGAATAAATCTTTTAGGAAGCTCAGTTTTTTGTAGATAGAGACTTAAAGCTATTGCTAAACATTCATATAATGGAAAATTGCTTACTTTTGAGATTAATTTTAGCTTTTCCATAGATTCACCAATTTCCTGGATCGGGTTTCTGGACAGAACTACAAAGTAATACCAGACATAAACTTCAAAAAACTTTCCTTTACTTAGAAACTGGTAAACTGTTAAAGATAATCTAATATTTtaggaaagcaaaagaaagacAGATTCAAAAATTCTCCCGTGGGATTGTTTTATTGAAAATTTGATCTTGTACTAGTTATGAAAATGAACAGATAACCCACTGAAGTCTGGAAATGCAAATGCGTAACATTGTTTTCACTTTTCTGCATGCAGCCCCAACTGTAATGACTGTTCAGGCACAGTAAAGAACTGCAGTCAGCACCAGTGAAACTTCAACTGATCCCATACTCCATTTTACTCTGATTTCCCTTTTTATGCAGACTTTTAATTCCTCACAGTTCTTCGAACTCTGGAATATTTGTTCTCAACAATACTTTGCATCAGTACATTGGTACTATCATTGTAGCTCGGATACTGGACAGTGTTCATTTGTTCTGATAAACTCTAGATATGTGGGTCTTACAGGTCTTGATAAGCTAACTAAATGGATTGATGCTAACATTATTTTCCGGGCCATCATCTAGTATTTCTATTGTGCTAGCTGTCTTGTTTGACCAAATTTCATTATCCCAGTAAGACCCTTACTGTGACACGTTTTATTACAAGTGATACTTCATTTCTATATGCAAGTTTTTCAAAAAATAGTCATCCTGCTATTGCATTCGAAGCTATACATCATTTTAGGGATTCAtcatgattttttttttttgagaaaggTAGTTTTATAAATCAGCAAGAATCCATAGCAATTACATCCGAAATAAAATGAGGAGGGTTTATCACCCATTCCTGCACCAAATCTGACATAGAACGATTGGCTTTTGCTAACAAGTGAGCCACATCATTCGCAGATCTACTAACATGAGCCACTAGCACATCGTCAAAATGCTTAAACAAACTAATACAATCCTTAACAATCATGTGAAACGGATCTCGTCCATGACTACCATGAATTGCATCAACCACCAACTTCGCGTCTGTCTCAAAAATGCACTGTTTAAATCCCTTCTCTACTGCCCAGCAAATCGCCTCCTTTAGCCCCAATGCCTCAGCATCCCTCGGAGTTAACAACCCTCGATGTCTACAAGCTCTAGCCATTAGGAACTCCCCTGTATCCCCTCGAGCAACACAGCCTAAACCTACACATCTCATATCCTCAAAAACAGCCGCATCTGTGTTAACTTTCACCCAACCTACTGCAGGACAACACCACTTCCGACCACTACCTGGTACCTGTGTTCGTTCCTGTGAGTTCTGCACTTCATTCTTTTTTGCATTCTTCCAATCCTGCAGCATTGTCATCGCCCCAGCCTTAACTCCCTGCACCGAGACTTTCACCTTACTCCATACCCAATCATTTCTTCTCTTCCATATACTCCAACAAGCCAAACCAAACAGAGCACATTTTTCAAAAGAAAGAGACTCGAACACCCTTAACACCACATCAAAAACCTTATCATTACAATTCAACTGAATACTGTTTTGAAGTCCAAAAACCAACCACACTGACCGTGCAAAACTACAATCAAACAGAACATGAATATCTGTTTCTTCCATTTGTAAACACCACGGACATACCTTATCTGCAGACACTCTCTTAGTTGCTAAAGCCATCATCGTTGGGAGACATGCACGACACGCCCTCCAAACCAGATTTACCACTTTCCCAGGCAACTGCAGGTTCCATAATCTGGACCAAAACTTCGCATGAGGTTTGTGAATTTCACCTTGAAGCTGTCTGTACCCACTTTTCACTGAAAAATTCCCATTTGAATCAAACAACCAAAACCAATTGTCTTCTCTATTCTGCACAGGAATAGGAATTTGCAGAATTAATTCCCTATCCCGTTCATTACACAAATCTTGTAAAATGTCTTCATCCCATTTCAACCCAGATTCATCCATCAAACCAGCTACCGTTGCTTCTTCTAATTCTATTGGCATCTCCGTAATCAAACAACCATCCCTGGAATCTGGTAACCAAGGTACTCTCCAGACACGAGTACTCATTCCATCACCTATACGTTTACGACACCCCTGTCTTACAAGATCTTGTGCAGCCATAATACTTCGCCACATGAAGCTTGGATTTGGTCCTACCGTAGCATTCAAGAAATCTCCCTTTGGATAGTACCGAGCCTGCATTAACCTAGAGACTAGAGAATTATCATTATTAACCAGCCTCCATCCTTGTTTAGCTAGCATGGCCAGGTTAAAATTATGCAAATCTTTCATTCCCAGACCCCCTCCTTTCACAACACACAAACGCTTCCAACTAATCCATTTAATCCCTTTACTCGTTGATGACCCATTACACCACCAAAACGAGTTCATAATTTTCTCAATATCATCACATATCTCTTCTGGAATCAACAGCAAATTCATCCAAAAATTCGGATGGATTGAGCCGCAGTTTTAAGCAAAATCAACTTCCCTGCCTTTGAAATACTTTTGTTCCCCCACCCTTGAAGCTTCTGTTTAACCCTATCCTTCAAAAATTGAAAGGTCTCAACCTTTTTACGACCCACTCTCATTGGCATTCCTAAATACTTTCCTGGATCATAGACTTCTCTAACACCCAAACTCTGACAAATTTCTTGACGAACCGATGCAGCCGTATTTGGACTAAAATTAACACTTGACTTGTGAAAATTTATTGCTTGACCCGACATCCTTTCATACCTATTTAGAATGTCCTTCACTATTTTTGCTTCCACATTTGTTGCTCGAAAAAATAAATAACAATCATCGGCAAAAAGTAAGTGGGAAATAGCAGGTGCTCCCCTAGCAATGACACAACCATGAATTAACCCAACTGCCTCATTTCTTCTAATGATTGAACTTAACCCCTCCACACAAAGAATATACAAATAAGGAGATATAGGATCTCCTTGACGTAACCCTCGTTCCGGTATCACCTCCCCAAAAATACTCCCATTGTGTGTAAATGTATACGAAACTGATTTAACGCACAACATCATTCTATCCACCCAACTCTCACTAAAGCCAAATCTTTTCAACATCTGCTCCAAGAATCTCCACTCGAGCCTATCATAAGCCTTCGAAACATCCAGCTTCAAACCAACAACCCCTGTTTTCCCTTGCGTTTTCCTCTTAATGTAATGATTCACCTCGAACGCAATAAGAGCATTATCTGTCAGTAAACGGCCCTCCACAAAAGCACTTTGCTTGTCTGAGATCAGTTGATTCAAACAAGATTTTAATCTGTTTGCCAGCACCTTAGACAAAATTCGAAACAATACATTACATAAGGAAATCGGACGCATATCTGTCATTTGCTCAGGCTGCTTGACCTTTGGTATAAGACAAACCAATGTATGATTTATTCCATCCGGTAGGACCCCTTCAGAAATGAACTTATTACAGAAATTAACCACATCATTACACACTACAGGCCAAAAAGTCTTATAAAACATTGGATTTAAACCATCCGGACCAGGGGACTTGTCCGAATGCATAGAAAAAACAGCCATTCTTACCTCCTCATCTGTAGCTAGAATCATAAGGGACTCATTCTGTTCATCCGTAACTTTGTTTACAAGTTCCCTATCCGTAAGACCTTCCATAGCTCCCGATGTTCTAAACAACTCACCAAAGTAATCACTGATGACATGCTGCACCTCCATGACATCCTCTTTCCACACTCCGTGTTTATCCTTCAAACGTGTTACTGTATTATTTCTCCGACGACTTGATGCATACTTATGGAAGAACCGAGAATTAGAATCACCTTCACGAAGCCAAAACTGTTTCGCCCTCTGTTGCCAATATACCTCCTGCCTCTTCAACAACTCATGATACTCCTGCATAGCAATATCATATTTACGAACCCCATACCTATCTTTGCGCGCTCTAAATCTCCTCATTTCATTTCTTGCGTTCTGAAGATTTTGCTTAAACTCTTTCACAATTCCCCCACCCCACTCTTCTAATTTATTACTACAATTATGAATTTTCCACAGTATACTAGCATCTCTTTCTTCATTCCAACTACTTTCAACAATTTCTTTACAATCCTTTTCACGGAGCCACAGATTTTCAAACTTGAATCTTCTACTCTTTGGAACATAAATTTTCTTATTCAAATGTAGAAACAATGGAAGATGATCTGATGTGGATACTTCAACTACTTTAATCTCCGCATCCGGAAATAGATTCCTCCACGCAGTGTTTGCCAAGCCCCTATCAAGCCTTTCTTGAATCCACTGATCGGTACCCCTTCCTCTTTCCCAAGTAAACCGATGACCTGAGAAACCTAAATCATGTAAACCACtctcttcaattacattacaaaACCCATCTAACAGTCTTCGTGGATGATTTCGACCTCCTTCTTTTTCTGTTGCATACATTAGATCATTGAAATCACCCATCACACACCAAGGAAGATTAGAAGTCCGAGCTAAATTCCTCAACAAATTCCATGAATCATACCTCCTTCGTCTCTCCGGATACCCGTAGAACCCTGTAAATCTCCATCGACCCACCTGTTCCACAACAAACTCAACATCAATAAAATTCTCACTAGCATCTTTCACTACAATCGAGTCTTCCCCTTTCCATAAAAGAGCAACTCCACCTCCATGATGACTTGTATCCACAACCCAGCAATTTGTGAATCCCATCTGCTTGCACACAATATCTACTTTATTCTTATCTACAAAAATTTCTGAAAGAAAAACTAAGCTTGGCCTAAATTGATTTACCAATTCTTTTAAAAACCGTACTGCTCGTGGGTTGGCCAGCCCACGACAGTTCCAAGTTAAGGCACTCATTTGGCTAGGCGGGCCTGATCCACAGAGCCCGCCCCAAGCAAGTTTTTTGAATTGTCTTCCAATTTTGTTGGGTCATATATTGCCACAGTATTCTCAACAGGCCCATCCATTATCATATGACTAGGCCCATTATTACCATCCGTATTTCCTTTCATACGTTCTCTTTTTAATTCCACCACAACATCATTTATTCCCGCGTCGTTATCTGTATTTTGAATTTCAAACTCCTCCCTATCCCCCTGATTCCGCGAGATAACCGTAATCCCTGATTGAACTCCACTTTTCTCTCGAACAATTCCATCAACCTCCACAAAATCCGGCCCCAAATCATCCCGTCGAGCAGCTGAACGAAAAACTGAACTACCCCCATATTCCAAAGAACTTGAGCCTTCCGACCCTGAATTCCGGAGCCATTTTGCCCCTGTATTCACCTGTATATTTCTCGTTGGAGCTCGCAGCCATGGACCATACGCTCTCTCCACTTCCTTCTCCGGATTCGCATATACCACAGCACAATCTCTATCAGCATGACCCAACATACCACACACAAAACAATAAGTACTAAGACGTTCATACTTAAAGTTTATCCAACCCCAGTTTCCCCCCTCCCTCTTAATTTTCATACGCCGTTTCAATGGCTTGCATACCTGCAAGGTAACCCTAATACGAAGAAAAGATTTCCAACTAGTTTTGAAATTGTTTGGATCTGACTTCACAAATTTCCCAATGTAATTACCCACACTTTTCAGCACATTCTCCGAAGCAAATCCTTTTGGTAAATCATATATTTGAATCCATATATCACTCTCTTCCAAAGCTACCGATAATGGATCATCCCCTTCTGAATATTGTTGAAGTACCAGCAGATTATGCTCAAACGACCAAGGTCCGCCCTCCAAAACTTTCCTTACATCCAAGATATgatagaatatgaatgcatacCTTTGCTCTCCAAGGTCATGCACCTCTAACCCCTACTTTGGTCGCCATAGGGACGCAAGTACATTCTGCATAGCGTTAAAGTTTATATTTTTCTCTGTCAAAAACCTTCCAACCAGCATGAACTCATCCGTCGATTTTCTTACAATTTCTTCATCCGCTCCCAGTACTATACCACCCTCATCCTCATCCTCAATCGAAAGTTTTGAATACAGATCTTCTAGTTTTTGATTATGATTAGCCATGAAATAAGATTCAATGATTAAACAGCAAAAAAATTATGAACTTGTCACAAAAATGAACAAGACAAAAAACTTGCATATTAGCAAGACTTCATAAAACAGTCCTATCGCTAATTAAACAGTTTAACACATGGTTAATGAGCACATTGCACGGATTTTAAGCTAGTTTTATATAATATACTCATGTCTTGTATATCTTGTTGTTAACATGCATTTGTGAAAATCCTACTGCTGTAGCAAGTAAGAAATCATGAAACTTTTATTTactcatgactatatttgatttttttgattttatagattagatgtaaattagtagtcaatcgcttactATAAATAGTGTAAAAAGTCAAAACGGGAAATGTTTTTGGGGACAGAGGTTATTAGGGATTCATCATGAATTTAGCACACAGAGCATGTCAGAATAATgcattttattaaaaaataaaactaACTGTAACAAGTGGTTTGAGAAATGTGTATATAACTGTGATTTCAAGTAATAAAGGACAAAAAAAATTCATGTATTGATCTACAGTATATAagatttataaataaattataccCAGTGTATTAAGCTCTTTCATCCGATCAAGCTTTGGTATAGAAGTGATCTCGTTGTCTGCAAAGAAAGAAAGATGATGTACACACAGCAATAGGCAATAGGGGGAGAGAGGTGGGGGGAGAGATAGGGAGGGAGGGAGAGGCcgggagggagagagagagagaccatTCAGTATTAATGCACGCAAGGTAATAACCGATGTCACCTCGTCCATTGAGTTAAGCTTGTTTTTTCCAGCATTTAACACCTAATTCACATATATTTAATAAGATTCATACTAAAAAACTAGATTATCTGTTAACTCAATAACCATTTAGCAAGATGAAGGTGGAAGTTATAAACAACAAAAATTACGGAAAAATGAGTAACAAGATTACTTTGACACATTAAAAATGTGTTTTTCATTCATAATTATTTTGGACGAGCATTGTTGgacaatatttacaattacagtCTATCTTTTCAACAATATATATTTCTAGTTGCAAGTTGCAGCCTTGTTTGATGCAATATTGACAACTACAATCCGTGTTTTTAGCTCAATACATTCCTAATTGCAACCTTGTTTCTTGCATACATACTCTATAAAATAAGGGCAAGAAATTTTCTTCTCCATTACAATACCATACGCTTTCAGTTAAATTCATTAGTACCCTAACCATCACTAAGTTTTGAGCTATTGCAATACACCAATTACTAATGACGTTCTTCATGCCCTATATTATTTTTGGGAATTAGGATGCATCAATTTGAAAAAAGAATATGATGCAGGAGTTGAAGAAAATGTAAGATCTTACAATGGCTCCTCTATTTAGAAGTTCTAGGATTAAATATACATTTATGTGCAAAAGTTAGGTATCAATTTAGTTGTGCACGTCATTTACATCTAGCACCTATTATTTACAAATTTAAGATATATGTAGCATTGCGCTACAGAGGAATTTTTAAGTGTGAGATCAAATTAAGAAATTCCTCTGCACATTTTTATAAGTGCAGAACTGTGTGAGTAAATGATCATATATGATCCATATTAGATTCCGTGTGAGCCTATATATATAGGCAAATGATCAAATGGAAACCAAATTAAAATATAAACTAGAAATGACTGATCTATTAGTGATCGTTAACTAATCCATTTATATGTTTATGACGGTTGTGCCCCTCATTTAGTCATCAGTAGTATCTAATTTAGTGATTATTTGTGTGTAATTTAGTGATAGCCACGAAATTGTTAGTTTacaaattatatttatatttagtGATTTTTGGTATGTAAATTAGTAATCTAGACAGGTTTATAGTTTCTATTTTAATattggtttctattggagtagAACGCTATATATATCTTGCTTTGGAGAGGACAAGTGACTTGGCTACTTAATTGTTCCATTGTATTTTTCTCACCACAGAATGTGTCATATATCAAACTATAGTATTACCACGATTCAGCCCCTAAGTCGTACCCTCTATTTAGTCgtaataaaaaaataatactacctccgtccctctcatttctttacaatttttttcacatgcttgacaagcattttaaggcaactataaagtatatctccgtaatttatttttaaaattttctttttttgtataaaagtttaaacattatatttttatttagaagaaaaaaattttaaaaaaaaattatgcaactacaTTTAATAAGAGCATTAAAGTGCGTGCCGAGTCCCCGTcccccaatgtaaagaattgagggacggagggagtaaaaAACAAGAAAATGATGTATACATTTACGCAAtctaaaaattaaaaagtaaatcTACTTGCATAGCCACAAAGTTTTTTAAGGATAAATCATAAAGCAAAAAAAAGCTACAAATCAGACGTACAGTGAGTTTAGTAAGTCTTTCAATCCCTTTTAAACTCCGAAGCTTGTTCTGTACAACGGATAACCACTTCAAATTGACACACTCCTTCAATGCCTAATTTCCAAACCACAAAAAACACATAAATATTCATGCATTGTAACATAATAACAACAAAAACATAACAATTACAATAATAAAATGGATTAAAAAGAAAAGTAACACCTCTAAAGAAGACAAGCTGTTGAAAGTAAGGTCAAGCTTTTCCAAGTTGTTGAAATCACTCAAGCATGAAACCTAATAACAATTAAATAGAAATTAAGTTATAATAATTGAATTAGTGAAAATGAAaaggagaagatagaagaaaTATACATCGGAGAGAGCTTTGAAGGTGAGAGTGAGAGATGTAATGGAGTTAGAATTGTTGGTTTTGTTGTCCTTTAGAACTTGTTTTGTATTGAGTATCGCCATTAGTCTTCTTGGAGCTTCACTTCTCCTAAACCCTAATAACCTTGTTTCGGGTTTAGTCTGAGGAAAATTGAGGAGAAAAGGGGAAAATAAAATTACAAAGGAAGAGTAAAAATAATATTACAGTAAAATTTCCATTAATTagaaattaataaattaataatttattataaattaaaattttaatacaaataacgaTAATGTATATTTAACCTTCATAATTTAATAAACttgataaattaataaaatatatcaGTCCCAATGAATAAATTTATAGAGATTTTACTCTAATTACAGATTAAATTACATTTTGATTATGTAAGTATAATTTTTTTGCACGGGTTTACAAAATtatcattttattcatatatttggctaaatttttcattttttttataataaaggGTATCAGATGAGTTTACCATTCGTGCTCCATTTTGCAATTGAGTTTTTCAGCGAATATGTAAATACTTTTAAATTTTCCCCTCAttgtactttatttattattaacAGGGCTTATAGAATTGGAAATTGGCACGTAAGTATATCATTTGACTTTGTTTAAATAAAGTACTAAAAAATTCTTGTTACTAACtaaattaaatatgcataaattgCTATACTTCCGGATTATCATAGGCTTATTATTGTATGTAATCTACATTAGTAGTAAATTTGTTAATATCTCACACGTCGAATTGAATTATTTATCTAACTAAATGTTAAATTGAATTAGGATGGTTATGTAAAATATGTATTGTTATGTTTTTCAATATAGGTGTGTCAATCTTCTCAATTTCTTTAGTTAATCTAAATTGTTTCTTATAATGGACTCgtttgtgattttttttaaaatgtaaCTTATGTTTTAAAATGCAGCGCGCCTCCTCCCCCCTTTCTCTCTCTGGGCGATTTTTTGGGCGATTCCCACTAAATCCTTAATTTCGACCTTTTTTTCTTCTGGTTTTATTGTTAATCTGCATTTTAATGGCTTCCCCTCCTTCCAGCAATCGAATTGATAGTAAGAAAACTAGTTATGGTGGCAGAAGTAGCCCGTATGGAAGTCGGGATGGTGCGAAGTCGAATTCGGCGACGGCGAATCTGAAGAAGCAAGGTGCTTCCAGATCTGTAGTATCAGATGTGAATAAGATTGGGGATTTGAACCAGCACGCTGGGCTTAATCGTGCCAATTGAAAGACTAGGGTTGTATCAAACCCAGGTAAGAGTGATGATATTCGGGTCGTTTTGAACCCCCTGTACCAGTCTGAGGTCCATGGGTTGAACGCAGATGGTGAGGAGGTTAGTGGGTTGGTTAGAGATAGTGTTGAAGAGAGTTGTGGGTTTCAAAAGGAGGTGGTTTCGTCTGAATTGGATAGGAGTGATTCGAAGGTGACTGTGGTTTCACAGAGCTCTGTTGTAAAGGATGTAGTCAAGGTGTTTGAGGAAATGCCTCTTCGAAATCCAGGTGAGAATTGGACTGAGGGAGTTATTGGTGGGCATCTGGGAGGGAATGTTAACATCCCTGTGGATTCTAGTAGCCATGCTTTAGAGTCAGAGATGGATGCTCATGGAGTGTTTGATAATATGCAGAACCGAAAGGTTGGTGTAGAATCGAATGAGATGGTGGATGGAGGTGACTTGGGAGGTCAGAGTGATAGTATTTCTGGTTTAGTAAATCAGAATGGTAGTCCAAAAATGTCTATGGATGATGCATATGTGGTGTTTATGGATGTGCCTGATCAGAAATTTGATGGGATAGCTAGAACAGGTGTGTCTGGAGTCCAGATGGGGGGTGGTCAGAATCTTTCTTCTGGTTTGAAAGGTGGGTTTTCGCAGAATGTGAATTGGAAAAGAGAACAGGAGGCTGGTGTGGTGTCCCCAAATAGTAAGACTGGTGGTGAGAGTAAGCAGTGGTTAGAAATTGTGAGGCCTAAGGAGGGGTATGCTCGTATGAAATTTGAATACCATGCTCCTGAGGTGGTGGAAGGCAAGGTTTTGATTAAACCTCCTTTACATGTTGATATTCAGGGAAGAAAGGCTTGGGCAAATTGCTTGGTTGGATATTTTTTTGAGAATAGGGTACCTTTCCATGTTATGTAGCATATAGCAATGAGAAAGTGGGCTAAAAGGGGACTGGATGCGGTTATTATGAATAGTGAAGGTTTCTTTTTCTTTAAGTTTGCATCAGAAAATGAGCTATTGGAGGTGCTTGAGGAAGGAGTTTGTTTGATTGAAGGTAAGCCCTTGGTGCTCCAGAGATGGTACCCTCAAATAGAGCTATCTAAAGAGGTCCCAAAATTCATCCCAATCTGGGTCAAAATATATAATATTCCTTTGCAGTACTGGAATAAAGAAGGGTTGAGCGGAATTGGAAGTGGGGTTGGTAATATTTTGATGGCAGATTCTTTGAATGGACAGATGTGTAGACAAGCCTCGGGGCGTTTG from Apium graveolens cultivar Ventura chromosome 5, ASM990537v1, whole genome shotgun sequence includes the following:
- the LOC141724382 gene encoding uncharacterized protein LOC141724382; the protein is MAILNTKQVLKDNKTNNSNSITSLTLTFKALSDVSCLSDFNNLEKLDLTFNSLSSLEALKECVNLKWLSVVQNKLRSLKGIERLTKLTVLNAGKNKLNSMDEVTSVITLRALILNDNEITSIPKLDRMKELNTLVLSRNPIQEIGESMEKLKLISKISLSHCQIQTIGSSLKSCTELRELRLAHNSITNLPDELVCNKRIRILDIGNNFIGRWSNLKVLSSLSNLRNLDLQGNPVAEKKKLARKIKKLVPSLQIYNAKPMEKIMENEDGRINDSSADAGDKPEVKKPKHLDHTKGSNSMEHHVAGPSKDTDVDGNQEYFMEKKSKGKRKKGDVEFPDIAKKRPTFEDLKQNGNNSGEDGKSSYLNPDIKNNLLPDKHETKESSKKKTGEEVQRKKRVKNVTIDDGEIPFSAMFTADITENAASQNESLKKSKQEIHSAGEVVTFPKNKKKIKRGNVGASALQSLLPANEIGLGGPSAWDD